A single region of the Oreochromis niloticus isolate F11D_XX linkage group LG19, O_niloticus_UMD_NMBU, whole genome shotgun sequence genome encodes:
- the LOC100698112 gene encoding uncharacterized protein LOC100698112, with the protein MADPMLSMTVEGTPLTFLVDTGATYSTLRTTPNSATLSSHTVTVVGFSGVPMTLPLTDPALTKLGKQTLKHQYVVSPQVPVNLMGRDLLVKLGATIMCSADGLTVSLPGGKDFPCLGTFSKNQYLLQDSEQATADIYWGRLVEDGILRQYQLWKPWIMSLAVYTPPRDPYHVTLFYDRDDDDTYRESFQSDLDGQIWNVRSHNIYVGPEGVAAAVKLTEEQLPWYEMGSDSAPHVTLAVHVGHQAREMGPMVKRALDNAWWQSTQIPNVWYAPKCKTYRITCLSNDAVVLEHQEISRTHGRERTDHPDAVAALSQLPDTLWSTGPTDVGLAACSPVLFQLKSEAPINRPQYRHKPEAEEGIAETIEGLLEVGVLEPSQSFWNTPILPVEKHGTGKYRMAHDLRAINAILRTDTVPVPNPYTALTAISWDQKWFTCIDLANAFFCLPLHESLRDIFSFTYRGQKYRYTRLPQGFALSPGIFNQVLKDALSPCHLPEGCTLIQYVDDLLIAAPSASACTAASLVVLNRLAECGFKVSKEKLQLVRPEVTFLGRVIAHRSVGLMNTHRDQILTHPQPRTVKELLSFLGLTGYSRQFIPNYAGKTAPLRDLIKKVGVRNLKAELPWTPPTETAFISLKQDLSRATDLATPNYDEPFYLDVSETHGIVNGVLFQKKGGGRDVLMYVSIRLNPTEARHPTCTQHAAGVAKIIQKTAHVVREHPLKVLTTHSVVAYVNSQAFTMTPLTQQRLSKVLDAPNLTFTHEGINMADLMGSGEPHDCAKKAEAEEKVREDLKAEPIPGAEDWFTDGCCHRDEEGLKAGYAVVCRRGNQYEVKEAGRIEGQQSAQRAEVIALTRALRLSKDMKVNIYTDSAYAFGAAHVELAQWKRAGFRTATNAPISHKKEMEELEEALNDPDEVSIIKCKAHSQEKTMVAKGNQKADEAAKEAAGYKGRRQMVAVIAEEETNTDVWEETRKAQEEATPEEKEVWQARGARKEGGLWRGPHGRPVLTAKLAERKVREAHGLGHVGVTQMERNLCHWWHPHLRDMIKEKARTCLICGAHNPKPAVKPEPGKFLMPERPGEEIVIDFTDMVDPGPGGTRYLLVCVDALTGWPEAWATKREDAKSVIKCLINHYIPRHGFPKRIRSDNGTHFRNQDLAEVERMLGVQHKFGTVYHPQSQGKVERMNLNLKNKLAKICAQTGLNWVAALPIALMTIRCSVNQSTGFTPYELLTGRQFPAPWTVVPEEQPRKSNRSHAEYFNELKALVSSFTTQVTSGGPTAEKEVPDAKAVWLKVIKRKWKEPRWTGPYEVTARTSTAVRLKGKGDTWFHWTQCAAADESLVEKNSASPDTGGKNQRQNKSSHLCNGPTSSPPGRPKQEEQPRRRSPRQHKGVVTN; encoded by the coding sequence ATGGCAGATCCCATGCTGTCAATGACCGTGGAAGGAACACCATTGACCTTCCTGGTGGACACTGGAGCAACTTACTCAACACTGAGAACCACACCAAACAGTGCAACACTCTCCAGCCACACTGTGACAGTGGTTGGTTTTTCCGGGGTTCCGATGACTCTGCCACTAACTGATCCAGCCCTGACAAAGCTGggaaaacaaactttgaaaCACCAATATGTGGTGTCACCACAAGTGCCTGTAAATCTCATGGGCAGGGACCTGCTCGTGAAGCTGGGAGCCACTATCATGTGTTCTGCAGATGGGCTTACTGTCAGTCTTCCAGGAGGAAAAGACTTCCCGTGCCTGGGGACATTTTCAAAGAACCAATATCTGCTCCAAGACTCTGAACAAGCTACAGCCGACATATACTGGGGAAGGCTAGTAGAAGACGGCATTCTCAGACAATATCAGCTGTGGAAACCCTGGATAATGAGCCTGGCCGTCTACACCCCGCCGCGTGATCCATACCACGTCACTCTTTTTTATGATAGGGACGACGATGACACGTACCGAGAAAGCTTTCAATCTGACCTTGATGGTCAAATTTGGAACGTGCGTAGCCACAACATCTATGTTGGCCCGGAAGGAGTAGCAGCGGCTGTGAAATTGACGGAGGAACAACTGCCTTGGTACGAGATGGGATCAGATTCAGCTCCTCATGTCACATTGGCGGTCCACGTAGGTCATCAGGCTAGAGAAATGGGACCGATGGTCAAGCGGGCGCTGGATAACGCTTGGTGGCAAAGTACTCAGATTCCAAATGTATGGTATgcgccaaaatgcaaaacgtaCCGAATCACCTGTCTGTCTAATGATGCAGTGGTTCTGGAACATCAGGAAATCTCAAGAACACACGGCAGGGAAAGAACTGACCATCCTGATGCAGTCGCCGCGCTTTCACAACTGCCTGACACTCTGTGGTCTACGGGGCCCACTGACGTCGGCCTCGCTGCCTGTTCACCTGTCCTGTTTCAGCTGAAGTCTGAGGCGCCAATTAATAGACCACAATACAGACACAAACCAGAGGCTGAGGAAGGAATTGCAGAAACCATTGAAGGGCTGCTGGAAGTAGGTGTGCTTGAGCCTTCACAGTCGTTTTGGAACACACCTATTTTGCCAGTGGAAAAACACGGGACAGGAAAGTACAGGATGGCACATGACCTCAGGGCAATTAATGCCATACTGCGCACTGACACTGTGCCTGTGCCAAACCCATACACGGCGTTAACCGCCATTTCATGGGACCAAAAGTGGTTTACATGTATTGATCTTGCTAATGCTTTCTTTTGTCTCCCTCTACATGAGTCACTTAGGGACattttttcattcacatacagagGCCAGAAATACAGATACACACGCCTGCCACAAGGCTTCGCCTTGTCCCCAGGTATCTTCAATCAGGTGCTGAAAGATGCATTGTCACCATGCCACCTGCCTGAAGGTTGTACACTAATACAGTATGTAGATGATCTTCTCATTGCAGCCCCGTCAGCATCGGCCTGCACAGCAGCATCGCTCGTGGTCCTGAACCGATTGGCAGAATGTGGGTTCAAAGTGagcaaagaaaaactgcagttgGTCCGACCGGAAGTAACATTTCTGGGCCGAGTCATCGCACACAGGTCAGTGGGtttgatgaacacacacagagaccaaaTTCTGACACACCCACAACCAAGAACTGTGAAAGAGCTCCTTTCCTTCCTGGGTTTGACAGGGTACAGCAGACAGTTCATTCCTAACTATGCAGGCAAAACGGCCCCTTTAAGGGACCTGATAAAGAAGGTTGGCGTTCGAAACCTTAAGGCTGAATTGCCATGGACGCCACCCACAGAAACAGCATTCATTTCACTGAAGCAGGATCTGTCAAGAGCCACAGACCTTGCTACACCTAACTATGACGAACCATTTTaccttgatgtttctgaaacacatGGGATTGTAAATGGGgtgttgtttcagaaaaaaggaggAGGCAGAGATGTGCTTATGTATGTCAGCATAAGACTAAATCCAACAGAGGCCAGGCATCCCACATGCACACAACACGCAGCTGGGGTAGCAAAAATCatccagaaaacagcacatgtagtgagagaacatCCACTTAAAGTGCTCACCACACACAGTGTAGTAGCGTACGTGAACTCACAAGCCTTTACCATGACACCACTGACACAGCAGAGGTTGAGCAAAGTCCTAGACGCTCCAAACTTGACATTCACACATGAGGGAATTAACATGGCAGACTTGATGGGGTCAGGGGAACCACACGACTGTGCCAaaaaagctgaagctgaagagaAAGTGAGAGAAGACCTGAAAGCGGAGCCCATTCCCGGAGCCGAGGACTGGTTCACAGACGGCTGCTGTCACCGGGATGAAGAAGGACTGAAAGCAGGCTACGCTGTGGTCTGCAGAAGAGGAAACCAGTATGAGGTGAAAGAAGCTGGAAGAATTGAGGGTCAAcagtcagcacagagagctgaagTAATAGCCCTGACTCGAGCCCTCAGACTGTCTAAGGACATGAAGGTGAACATTTACACTGATTCAGCTTATGCTTTTGGGGCAGCTCACGTGGAACTTGCCCAATGGAAAAGAGCAGGTTTCAGAACGGCAACCAATGCCCCAATAAGCCATAAGAAGGAAATGGAGGAACTGGAAGAAGCTCTGAATGACCCAGACGAGGTGAGTATCATAAAATGCAAAGCACACTCTCAAGAAAAAACAATGGTGGCCAAAGGGAACCAGAAAGCAGATGAAGCTGCAAAAGAAGCTGCCGGCTACAAAGGACGAAGGCAGATGGTGGCAGTTATCGCTGAAGAAGAGACAAACACGGACGTGTGGGAAGAAACCAGAAAAGCCCAGGAAGAGGCCACCCCAGAGGAAAAGGAGGTGTGGCAGGCCCGAGGAGCCCGGAAAGAAGGAGGTCTATGGAGAGGACCCCACGGGCGACCGGTTCTGACAGCTAAACTGGCTGAAAGGAAGGTAAGGGAAGCGCATGGGCTTGGTCATGTAGGAGTgacacagatggagagaaactTGTGTCACTGGTGGCACCCTCACTTGAGAGACATGATAAAAGAAAAAGCCAGAACGTGTCTGATTTGTGGGGCACACAATCCAAAACCAGCGGTGAAGCCAGAACCAGGTAAGTTTCTCATGCCAGAGAGACCGGGAGAAGAGATTGTGATTGATTTCACCGACATGGTAGATCCAGGTCCGGGAGGGACCAGGTATTTGTTGGTATGTGTGGATGCTCTGACCGGCTGGCCAGAGGCATGGGCGACAAAGAGAGAGGATGCAAAAAGTGTGATTAAATGTCTGATTAACCACTACATTCCAAGGCATGGGTTCCCTAAGAGAATTAGATCAGATAACGGCACCCATTTTAGAAATCAGGATTTAGCAGAGGTGGAGAGAATGTTGGGGGTTCAGCATAAGTTTGGGACAGTGTATCATCCACAGTCCCAGGGGAAAGTAGAAAGAATGAATCTAAATTTGAAGAACAAATTAGCTAAGATCTGCGCGCAGACAGGGTTGAACTGGGTTGCGGCCCTGCCAATTGCTTTGATGACTATAAGATGCTCTGTTAACCAATCAACAGGTTTCACACCCTACGAGCTGCTGACAGGAAGGCAGTTTCCGGCGCCCTGGACAGTGGTCCCGGAGGAGCAGCCCAGAAAAAGTAACAGGTCCCATGCTGAATATTTTAATGAGTTGAAAGCTCTTGTGTCCAGTTTCACAACACAGGTTACCTCTGGAGGACCCACAGCAGAAAAGGAGGTCCCAGATGCAAAAGCAGTGTGGCTGAAAGTCATCAAGAGGAAGTGGAAGGAACCGCGCTGGACCGGTCCGTACGAGGTGACGGCCAGGACGAGCACAGCGGTTCGGCTTAAAGGGAAAGGCGACACCTGGTTCCATTGGACGCAGTGCGCTGCAGCAGACGAGAGTTTGGTGGAGAAGAACTCAGCTTCACCAGACACGGGTGGTAAAAATCAGAGgcagaataaatcctctcacctgtgcaacgggccgaCCAGTAGTCCACCTGGAAGGCCGAAGCAAGAAGAACAGCCCAGGAGGAGATCGCCACGTCAACACAAAGGAGTGGTAACAAATTAA